From Methanoculleus oceani, a single genomic window includes:
- a CDS encoding YcaO-related McrA-glycine thioamidation protein, whose amino-acid sequence MAITIRPVEKLYFDGTHRSRSPEETRADVEPLMTEIGVAEIIDLTPLDRLGIPVFAAIRPGAARGGVRVHTGKGKEPVHARVSAMMGALERYSAEYRGDRMEYATYEEIGPGRAVHPEDLILPRKLEQGEMLHWTPAWDILNDEEVYVPSNAVFHPYDSLGMTVPLFRSDPNGLAAGNVMEEAILHALFEVIERDALSVAEKNRDLGRRLTLEKKCPAREILDRFEENGVGIHLWLLDGKTGIPTVAAAADDTVTKDPAMIVIGSGTHTCPEIAALRALTGVARSRGSYLYGGHGGPSDPRRETVIRKAGYERLKRINGIWFADAESVDIAEVPDTSTDRFDLDIRQVLEKVGPHTDRVCVCDLSRTAVPVVRVILPGFEISYMDPDRKHSAQG is encoded by the coding sequence ATGGCAATCACGATTCGCCCGGTAGAGAAGCTGTACTTTGACGGAACGCACCGCTCCCGGTCTCCTGAGGAGACCCGTGCCGACGTGGAGCCGTTGATGACGGAGATCGGTGTTGCCGAGATCATCGATCTCACCCCCCTGGACCGTCTCGGGATCCCGGTTTTTGCGGCGATCCGGCCGGGAGCGGCGCGGGGCGGGGTTCGCGTCCACACCGGAAAGGGAAAGGAACCGGTCCACGCCCGGGTCTCGGCGATGATGGGGGCGCTCGAGCGTTACTCCGCCGAGTACCGGGGCGACCGGATGGAGTACGCGACCTACGAGGAGATCGGCCCGGGACGGGCGGTACACCCCGAAGACCTGATCCTTCCGCGAAAACTCGAACAGGGAGAGATGCTCCACTGGACGCCGGCGTGGGATATCTTAAACGATGAAGAGGTCTATGTTCCGAGCAACGCCGTCTTTCACCCCTACGACTCGCTCGGCATGACCGTGCCCCTCTTTCGGAGCGACCCGAACGGGCTTGCAGCGGGGAATGTCATGGAGGAGGCGATCCTGCACGCCCTCTTCGAAGTGATCGAGCGGGACGCGCTCAGTGTTGCCGAGAAAAACCGCGACCTCGGCCGCCGCCTCACCCTCGAGAAGAAATGCCCCGCCCGCGAGATCCTCGACCGGTTCGAGGAGAACGGGGTCGGTATCCACCTCTGGCTGCTCGACGGGAAGACCGGTATCCCCACGGTCGCGGCCGCCGCGGACGACACCGTCACGAAGGACCCGGCGATGATCGTCATCGGCTCGGGGACGCACACCTGCCCCGAGATTGCAGCGCTCCGCGCCCTGACAGGGGTCGCCCGGAGCCGGGGGAGTTACCTCTACGGCGGCCACGGCGGCCCGAGCGATCCCCGGCGGGAGACGGTCATCAGGAAGGCGGGGTACGAGCGGCTGAAGCGGATCAACGGGATCTGGTTTGCCGATGCAGAATCCGTCGATATCGCCGAGGTTCCCGACACGAGCACCGACCGGTTCGACCTCGATATCCGGCAGGTGCTCGAGAAGGTCGGCCCCCATACGGACCGGGTCTGCGTCTGCGACCTATCGAGGACCGCAGTGCCGGTGGTGCGTGTCATCCTTCCCGGGTTCGAGATCTCTTACATGGATCCCGATCGGAAGCACTCCGCGCAGGGTTGA
- a CDS encoding DUF2098 domain-containing protein, which translates to MSTDDVAVGAVVRYPRTGTTGKVVRVEEIDGWKYAELDSTGLYYRVDELISADKTAGSVEREERSLEEYLKEHKELQEQLEEVWEKGTDQSCEGGG; encoded by the coding sequence ATGAGCACGGATGACGTGGCAGTGGGCGCAGTCGTCCGATACCCACGCACCGGCACGACCGGAAAGGTCGTGCGGGTCGAGGAGATCGACGGCTGGAAGTATGCCGAACTCGACAGCACCGGACTCTACTACCGGGTGGACGAACTCATCAGTGCCGACAAAACGGCCGGGAGCGTGGAGAGAGAGGAGCGCTCTCTCGAGGAATACTTAAAAGAGCACAAGGAACTCCAGGAGCAGCTCGAAGAGGTGTGGGAGAAGGGGACCGACCAGAGCTGCGAGGGCGGCGGTTAA
- the nikR gene encoding nickel-responsive transcriptional regulator NikR, whose amino-acid sequence MSGDTELSRIGISLPKNLLDKFDEILSLRGYSSRSEGIRDSIRSYITHYQWISDVKGERQGVITMVYDHDQRGLLQTLTEIQHQYAHNIQASLHSHVTQNKCLEVILIRGDGAVLKDITERLMAQKGVEAVKLTTIPVEG is encoded by the coding sequence ATGTCAGGTGATACCGAACTTTCACGTATCGGGATCTCTCTACCCAAGAACCTTCTCGATAAATTCGACGAGATCCTGAGCCTCAGGGGATACTCTTCCCGATCCGAAGGGATACGGGATTCAATACGGAGTTACATCACCCACTACCAGTGGATATCCGATGTAAAAGGGGAGCGCCAGGGCGTCATCACCATGGTCTACGACCATGACCAGCGGGGGCTGCTCCAGACGCTCACCGAGATACAGCACCAGTACGCCCATAACATCCAGGCATCCCTTCATTCGCACGTGACCCAGAACAAGTGCCTCGAAGTGATCCTGATCCGGGGGGACGGAGCCGTACTGAAGGATATTACCGAGAGACTGATGGCGCAGAAGGGCGTTGAGGCGGTGAAACTCACCACCATACCGGTCGAGGGTTAA
- a CDS encoding translation initiation factor IF-2 subunit gamma, protein MRDAFIPGVNIGLVGHVDHGKTTLVSALTGTWTDRHSEEIKRGISIRLGYADTTFYKCEGCKGAEAYTSHPECPNCGEKAVPFRTVSFVDAPGHETLMATMLSGSALMDGAMLVIAANEVCPQPQTKEHLMALELIGIKKIIIVQNKIDVVTQAEALEHYKQIKRFIKGTIAENAPIIPVSAQKGVNIGALIQTLDTIIPEPVRNPDVDPLLLVARSFDVNKPGCSWRDVKGGVIGGSLIRGILREGDDIEIRPGRQVQIENRTKWEPVETKITSIYAGKISVTEAAPGGLLGVATKLDPALTKSDALAGQVAGLAGKLPPVWERLKFDVTLMDRVVGADSEQIIEPLKHKEPLMLSVGTAVTVGVIVNTKKNQVEVQLKRAVCAEVGARIAISRQVGGRWRLIGMGVLVE, encoded by the coding sequence TTGCGAGATGCATTCATTCCCGGTGTCAATATTGGGCTCGTGGGTCATGTCGATCACGGCAAGACCACTCTGGTCAGCGCGCTGACCGGTACCTGGACAGACAGGCACAGCGAGGAGATCAAGCGCGGCATCTCCATCCGGCTTGGCTACGCGGATACAACTTTTTACAAATGTGAGGGGTGCAAGGGGGCAGAGGCTTATACCTCCCATCCGGAATGCCCGAACTGCGGAGAGAAGGCAGTCCCGTTCCGGACAGTCTCGTTCGTCGACGCCCCCGGCCACGAGACGCTGATGGCGACGATGCTCTCCGGCTCCGCGCTGATGGACGGCGCGATGCTCGTTATCGCTGCAAACGAGGTCTGCCCGCAGCCCCAGACCAAGGAGCACCTGATGGCGCTCGAGTTGATCGGCATCAAGAAGATCATTATCGTCCAGAACAAGATCGACGTGGTCACCCAGGCCGAGGCACTGGAGCACTACAAGCAGATCAAGCGGTTCATCAAGGGCACCATTGCCGAGAACGCACCCATCATCCCGGTCTCCGCGCAGAAAGGAGTCAATATCGGCGCCCTTATCCAGACCCTTGATACGATCATCCCGGAACCCGTTCGCAACCCGGATGTCGACCCGTTGCTGCTCGTCGCACGATCGTTCGATGTCAACAAACCCGGCTGCAGCTGGCGGGACGTGAAGGGCGGCGTCATCGGGGGCTCGCTCATCCGGGGAATCCTGCGTGAGGGGGACGATATCGAGATCCGCCCCGGCCGACAGGTTCAGATCGAGAACCGGACGAAGTGGGAGCCGGTCGAGACGAAGATCACCTCCATCTACGCCGGTAAGATCAGCGTGACCGAAGCGGCGCCCGGAGGCCTTCTCGGCGTCGCGACGAAACTCGATCCGGCACTGACGAAGAGCGACGCCCTCGCCGGACAGGTGGCCGGGCTCGCGGGGAAACTGCCGCCGGTCTGGGAGCGGCTGAAGTTCGACGTCACGCTCATGGACCGGGTGGTCGGCGCGGACAGCGAGCAGATCATCGAGCCCTTGAAGCATAAAGAGCCGCTGATGCTCTCGGTCGGTACCGCCGTCACCGTCGGCGTGATCGTGAACACGAAGAAGAACCAGGTGGAGGTCCAGCTGAAACGGGCGGTCTGCGCGGAGGTCGGCGCACGGATCGCCATCAGCAGGCAGGTCGGCGGACGATGGCGGCTGATCGGCATGGGTGTTCTGGTCGAGTGA
- a CDS encoding PIN domain-containing protein gives MRVLLDTNALLMPAQFGIDLYGELMALFGDFEPITLEEVVGELSGLARGRGRDAAAARVGLAMARRSTVVSSGSTAERVDDRVIEYARREGCTVVTNDRELRNALLDEGIDVVSMRRERTLELMRG, from the coding sequence GTGAGGGTACTCCTCGACACGAACGCCCTCCTGATGCCGGCCCAGTTCGGGATCGACCTGTACGGCGAGCTCATGGCCCTCTTTGGGGACTTCGAACCTATAACGCTCGAAGAGGTGGTCGGCGAGCTCTCCGGGCTCGCCCGTGGGCGCGGCCGCGATGCGGCTGCCGCCCGCGTGGGCCTCGCGATGGCCCGGCGCTCGACGGTCGTGTCGAGCGGGAGTACCGCAGAACGTGTGGACGACCGGGTGATCGAGTACGCCCGACGGGAAGGATGCACCGTGGTGACGAATGATCGGGAACTCCGGAACGCTCTCCTTGATGAGGGAATCGACGTTGTGTCGATGCGCAGAGAGCGAACACTGGAGCTGATGAGGGGTTAG
- a CDS encoding DNA-directed RNA polymerase, translated as MYYKMTLEDKVRVPPHRLGEDLEKVILNVLQEQLEGSIAKEIGIFIAVTKILNVGEGELIPGDGAVYYDVRFEAAVLRLALQEVIEGEVVETTSFGAFISLGPIDAMLHVSQISDEYINYDEKNGRLICQDSKRSIAVGDGVRARIVALSLNEREPRESKIGLTMRQSGLGTLTWLEEELEEEKRKGAA; from the coding sequence ATGTACTATAAGATGACGCTGGAGGACAAGGTGCGCGTTCCGCCGCACCGCCTCGGGGAAGACCTGGAGAAGGTTATTCTCAACGTACTGCAGGAACAGCTGGAGGGCAGCATCGCAAAGGAGATCGGTATCTTCATTGCGGTCACGAAGATTCTCAACGTCGGCGAGGGGGAGTTGATCCCCGGAGACGGTGCGGTCTACTATGACGTCAGGTTCGAGGCGGCAGTGCTCCGCCTGGCGCTCCAGGAAGTGATCGAGGGCGAGGTGGTGGAGACGACGAGTTTCGGCGCCTTCATCAGCCTCGGGCCCATCGACGCCATGCTCCACGTGAGCCAGATATCGGACGAATACATCAACTACGACGAGAAGAACGGCAGGCTGATCTGCCAGGACTCGAAGCGGTCCATCGCCGTCGGCGACGGTGTCCGGGCCCGGATCGTCGCGCTCTCGTTGAACGAGCGCGAGCCGAGAGAGAGCAAGATCGGCCTCACCATGCGGCAGTCGGGGCTTGGAACTTTGACCTGGCTGGAAGAGGAACTCGAAGAAGAGAAGAGGAAAGGAGCGGCATAA
- the spt4 gene encoding transcription elongation factor subunit Spt4 codes for MVVRKKVVRVCRECHRVVEGESCVVCGTANLSEDWAGYVVIIDPEHSEIAKKMNITMAGRYALKVR; via the coding sequence ATGGTCGTCCGTAAGAAGGTGGTCCGGGTCTGTCGCGAGTGCCACCGGGTCGTCGAAGGGGAGAGTTGCGTGGTCTGCGGCACGGCCAACCTGAGCGAAGACTGGGCGGGCTACGTCGTGATCATCGATCCGGAACACTCGGAGATCGCAAAGAAGATGAACATCACCATGGCCGGCCGGTACGCGCTGAAGGTTCGTTGA
- a CDS encoding GTP-dependent dephospho-CoA kinase family protein translates to MLRLPEAHRDLFKKPFGTLYGNIDELLPRLEGRAVYAVGDVVTHNLLAAGVVPDIAIIDGYTMRMPCTRSPLLRARRLTVKNPPGTITGELEDAIGEIVRNPPGVIFVDGEEDLAVIPLVLAAPTGAAVLYGQPGEGVVLRLVDAPAKQEATSMLNVFVRE, encoded by the coding sequence ATGCTCCGGCTTCCCGAAGCGCACCGGGATCTCTTCAAAAAGCCGTTCGGCACCCTATACGGGAATATCGACGAACTCCTCCCACGGCTTGAAGGCCGGGCAGTCTACGCCGTCGGGGACGTGGTGACCCACAACCTCCTCGCCGCGGGGGTCGTCCCGGATATCGCCATCATCGACGGCTATACGATGCGCATGCCCTGCACCCGTTCACCCCTGCTCCGGGCGCGACGGCTGACGGTGAAGAACCCTCCCGGCACGATCACCGGCGAACTTGAGGACGCGATCGGGGAGATCGTCCGGAACCCTCCCGGGGTGATCTTCGTCGACGGCGAGGAAGATCTTGCAGTCATCCCGCTCGTCCTCGCCGCGCCCACCGGAGCGGCCGTCCTCTACGGCCAGCCGGGAGAGGGGGTCGTCCTCCGGCTCGTTGATGCGCCGGCGAAGCAGGAGGCCACGTCTATGCTGAATGTTTTCGTGCGCGAGTGA
- a CDS encoding RNA-guided endonuclease InsQ/TnpB family protein, translating to MYVTTKIKIQVTPEQEDVLWHLSEKCRLVYNFALADRLRNYQENKDRPDKQHIGYVQQAKALPALKKKYPEYRWVYSKVLQTTLKSLDDNFRSFFALRQAGDVDANPPGFKGKDHFCTLRYNQSGFTFKGVQIRFSHFYNTVPLSFALPEGVHFSSAKQVDLFHDDLKGAYYISIVHEVQPQQEYRDNSLYQAFDLGVTRHVGVNSHGKFIEVPLARPDRYWKTPIAELQARRDHCKKKSRKWRKLNQLKRKCERKQSNQLKDFQHKASKKLIANTRAATILVGDLSVKQMPRSWQATPGLNRSTQNTGHLSRFIGLLTYKAALAGKRVITVDEQNTTKTCCVCGALHEMPLWKRVMTCECGNTLDRDRNSAVNIMVRFLSQNALWTGYRHFAGNLRQTGLAIPERPGHSQEAPCVSGG from the coding sequence ATGTACGTTACCACGAAGATCAAGATTCAGGTCACGCCCGAACAGGAGGACGTGCTCTGGCATCTCTCCGAGAAGTGCCGGTTAGTCTACAATTTTGCGCTTGCTGATCGGTTGCGGAACTATCAGGAGAACAAGGATCGACCCGATAAGCAGCATATCGGGTATGTGCAGCAGGCGAAAGCTCTTCCTGCGTTGAAGAAGAAGTATCCAGAGTACCGATGGGTTTACTCTAAGGTGCTCCAGACTACATTGAAGTCTCTGGACGACAATTTCAGGTCGTTCTTTGCCCTGCGACAGGCCGGGGATGTGGACGCAAACCCTCCAGGATTTAAGGGTAAGGATCACTTTTGTACGCTGCGCTACAACCAGAGCGGGTTCACGTTCAAGGGTGTCCAGATCCGATTCTCCCACTTCTACAACACGGTTCCCCTGTCTTTCGCCCTCCCCGAAGGGGTTCATTTCTCCAGCGCCAAACAGGTTGATCTGTTCCACGACGACCTCAAAGGAGCATACTACATATCCATTGTTCACGAAGTCCAGCCTCAGCAGGAGTACCGTGACAACAGCCTCTATCAGGCGTTTGATCTGGGGGTCACCAGACACGTCGGGGTGAACAGTCATGGGAAGTTCATCGAGGTCCCCCTGGCTCGTCCCGACAGGTACTGGAAAACCCCGATCGCTGAGTTGCAGGCCCGAAGGGACCACTGTAAGAAGAAGAGCCGGAAGTGGCGAAAGCTGAATCAACTCAAGCGGAAGTGCGAACGGAAACAGAGCAACCAGCTCAAAGACTTCCAGCACAAAGCGAGCAAGAAACTCATTGCGAACACCCGGGCCGCCACGATCCTCGTCGGGGATCTGAGCGTGAAACAGATGCCCCGATCCTGGCAGGCCACCCCCGGGCTCAACCGCTCCACCCAGAACACGGGACACCTATCAAGGTTCATCGGACTTTTAACCTACAAGGCAGCCCTTGCAGGTAAGAGAGTAATAACAGTCGATGAACAGAACACGACCAAAACCTGTTGTGTCTGTGGGGCGCTTCATGAGATGCCGCTCTGGAAACGAGTGATGACATGTGAATGCGGGAACACCCTGGATCGCGACCGAAACAGTGCGGTCAACATCATGGTCAGGTTCCTATCACAGAATGCCCTGTGGACGGGCTACCGGCACTTTGCTGGTAATCTGCGACAAACAGGTCTGGCAATCCCTGAGAGACCCGGACACTCGCAGGAAGCCCCCTGCGTAAGCGGGGGGTAG
- a CDS encoding 30S ribosomal protein S24e produces MDFEITRDVRNEVLSRREVSFTLTFDGPTPSRKSIQEKLAALQNKDVNLVVLDLERTRFGKMELLGRARIYDDEETKKSTEREYLLKRGEPKAESEA; encoded by the coding sequence ATGGACTTCGAAATTACCCGTGATGTGAGGAACGAGGTGTTGAGCAGGCGTGAGGTTTCGTTTACTCTCACCTTCGACGGACCGACGCCCTCGCGGAAGAGCATTCAGGAGAAGCTCGCCGCGTTGCAGAACAAGGATGTGAACCTCGTCGTGCTGGACCTTGAGCGGACCCGGTTCGGGAAGATGGAACTTCTCGGCCGTGCCCGGATCTACGACGACGAGGAGACCAAGAAGTCGACCGAGCGGGAGTACCTGCTCAAGCGCGGCGAGCCGAAGGCCGAGAGCGAGGCGTGA
- a CDS encoding 30S ribosomal protein S27ae, which yields MAVKRHECYEVKGDAAVLQKRHCPRCGPGVLMAEHKDRVACGKCGYTEFQK from the coding sequence ATGGCGGTCAAGAGACACGAGTGCTACGAAGTCAAGGGCGATGCGGCGGTTCTGCAGAAGCGGCACTGCCCCCGGTGCGGCCCCGGCGTACTGATGGCCGAGCACAAGGACCGGGTGGCCTGCGGCAAGTGCGGCTACACCGAGTTCCAGAAGTAG
- a CDS encoding bifunctional N(6)-L-threonylcarbamoyladenine synthase/serine/threonine protein kinase — protein MSDITLDDGLVLGLEGTAWNLSAALFGEDLVALHSSPYVPPKGGIHPREAAQHHASAMKEVVSRVLTEPERIRAVAFSQGPGLGPSLRTVATAARALSIALGVPLVGVNHCVAHVEIGRWATGFSDPVVLYASGANTQVLGYLNGRYRIFGETLDIGLGNALDKFARSHDLPHPGGPVIETLARQGDYIELPYTVKGMDLAFSGLVSAAQESNAKLEDVCFGLQETAFAMCVEVTERALAHAGKDEVLLVGGVGANGRLQEMLEVMCEERGAAFAVPERTYLGDNGAMIAYTGKIMLEHGAVLSLEESQIRPGYRADEVEVAWRTEPGEIFAAAPHEDGVARGAEAVVEIGEERVVKRRTSKRYRNPGLDRRLIAERTRAEARLIAAARRAGVPTPVIRDVTADTIVMERVAGEVLKYVATPENIYLAGEAVGRLHGAGIVHGDLTTSNMIVRDGQCVLIDFGLASTSSEVESRGVDLHVFFQTLESTTENFGELKEAFIRGYAGVFRGADEVLSREHEVELRGRYL, from the coding sequence ATGTCTGATATAACACTCGATGACGGGCTGGTGCTGGGTCTCGAGGGGACCGCGTGGAACCTCAGTGCCGCCCTCTTCGGGGAAGACCTGGTCGCCCTCCACTCGTCGCCCTACGTCCCGCCGAAGGGAGGAATCCACCCGAGGGAGGCCGCGCAGCATCACGCCTCGGCAATGAAGGAGGTCGTCTCCCGGGTGCTCACGGAGCCGGAGCGTATCCGGGCCGTCGCCTTCTCCCAGGGGCCCGGGCTCGGCCCATCGCTGCGGACGGTGGCGACCGCCGCACGAGCCCTCTCGATCGCCCTCGGCGTGCCGCTCGTCGGCGTCAATCACTGCGTGGCGCACGTCGAGATCGGGAGGTGGGCAACGGGGTTTTCCGACCCGGTCGTCCTGTATGCGAGCGGCGCGAACACGCAGGTGCTCGGCTACTTAAACGGCCGGTACCGGATATTCGGGGAGACGCTGGATATCGGCCTCGGGAACGCGCTCGACAAGTTCGCCCGGAGCCACGACCTCCCGCACCCGGGCGGTCCGGTCATCGAGACCCTTGCACGGCAGGGAGACTATATCGAACTTCCTTACACGGTGAAAGGGATGGACCTCGCCTTCTCCGGGCTCGTCAGCGCCGCCCAGGAGAGCAACGCGAAGCTCGAGGACGTCTGCTTCGGCCTGCAGGAGACTGCGTTTGCAATGTGCGTCGAGGTGACGGAGCGGGCGCTCGCGCATGCCGGCAAGGACGAGGTGCTGCTGGTCGGCGGGGTCGGTGCGAACGGGCGGCTGCAGGAGATGCTCGAGGTCATGTGCGAAGAGCGGGGAGCGGCGTTTGCCGTCCCGGAGCGGACCTACCTCGGCGACAACGGCGCGATGATCGCCTACACGGGCAAGATCATGCTGGAGCACGGCGCCGTGCTCTCCCTCGAGGAGTCGCAGATCCGCCCGGGCTACCGGGCGGATGAGGTTGAAGTCGCCTGGCGGACGGAGCCCGGCGAGATCTTTGCCGCCGCCCCGCACGAGGACGGCGTCGCCCGGGGCGCCGAGGCGGTCGTGGAGATCGGGGAGGAGCGGGTGGTCAAGCGCCGGACGAGCAAGCGCTACCGGAACCCGGGTCTCGATCGGCGACTGATCGCGGAGCGGACCCGGGCCGAGGCCCGCCTGATCGCGGCGGCGAGGCGGGCAGGCGTCCCCACCCCGGTGATCCGGGACGTCACCGCGGATACGATCGTCATGGAGCGCGTCGCGGGAGAGGTGCTGAAGTACGTTGCCACGCCGGAGAACATCTACCTCGCGGGTGAGGCGGTCGGGAGGCTGCACGGAGCGGGGATCGTTCACGGCGACCTGACGACGAGCAACATGATCGTCCGCGACGGCCAGTGCGTCCTGATCGACTTCGGGCTTGCGTCGACGTCCTCAGAGGTCGAGAGCCGCGGGGTCGACCTCCACGTATTCTTCCAGACGCTCGAGAGCACGACGGAGAACTTCGGGGAGTTGAAGGAGGCCTTTATCAGGGGATACGCGGGCGTGTTCCGGGGGGCGGATGAGGTCCTCTCCCGGGAGCATGAGGTCGAACTGCGGGGGCGCTACCTGTGA
- the rdgB gene encoding RdgB/HAM1 family non-canonical purine NTP pyrophosphatase, whose amino-acid sequence MRLAVVTSNANKAREVAAYFAGVLEVEHVPLECPEYRHDDVGEIARAKAEFAYQTLSRPLIVDDTGLFVDALRGFPGPYAAYVHDTIGNAGVLKLMEGVEDRSAHFETAIAFAREDGIRIFRGILPGTLVAPRGEGGFGYDPIFEHAGRTLAEIPLAEKSRISHRARALEAFRAWVERAAKEGRTVNSSKNE is encoded by the coding sequence GTGAGGCTCGCGGTGGTGACGAGCAACGCCAACAAGGCGCGGGAGGTGGCGGCCTACTTTGCGGGGGTGCTGGAGGTCGAGCACGTCCCGCTCGAGTGTCCGGAGTACCGCCACGACGATGTGGGAGAGATCGCCCGGGCGAAGGCGGAGTTCGCCTACCAAACGCTCTCTCGCCCGCTGATCGTCGACGACACCGGCCTTTTCGTCGACGCGCTCCGTGGGTTCCCCGGGCCGTACGCCGCCTACGTCCACGACACCATCGGCAACGCGGGGGTTCTGAAGCTCATGGAGGGTGTCGAGGACCGGAGCGCCCACTTCGAGACGGCGATCGCGTTCGCGCGCGAGGACGGCATCAGGATCTTCCGGGGAATCCTCCCGGGGACACTCGTCGCCCCCCGGGGTGAGGGCGGGTTCGGCTACGACCCGATCTTCGAGCACGCCGGGCGGACGCTCGCCGAGATCCCGCTTGCCGAGAAGAGCCGGATCTCTCATCGGGCGCGGGCGCTCGAGGCGTTCCGCGCCTGGGTCGAACGGGCGGCCAAAGAAGGCAGAACTGTTAATAGTAGCAAGAACGAATAG
- a CDS encoding 50S ribosomal protein L40e: MARFPEAEARLLNVKICMKCNARNAIRATRCRKCGSDELRAKSKERKA, encoded by the coding sequence ATGGCAAGATTTCCCGAAGCTGAAGCACGTCTGCTCAACGTAAAGATCTGTATGAAATGCAACGCCAGGAACGCAATCCGCGCGACCCGCTGCCGCAAATGCGGCTCCGACGAACTCCGCGCCAAGTCCAAGGAACGGAAGGCGTAA
- a CDS encoding putative phosphothreonine lyase domain-containg protein encodes MAEIDPESLAEVAYGIFEVYLNRELHARGPYLFELVEQGADFEDDVREIFERFEEDYPVLAEALLRLFGGIDAIYAPLKAGEGALPSKTTRMYWIVQDAPGPAARGLDDEQVGKWLIFVPADEVDEAWRKVRDETVKGSLGISAKVSTAKPNPDSRDERSVIYVYTRDWADEADVMRVRERLRDLGFLERIGYKRNIETYRGEYSEEGRKVTYYSA; translated from the coding sequence ATGGCAGAGATCGATCCGGAGTCCCTGGCCGAAGTCGCGTACGGGATCTTTGAGGTCTACCTCAACCGTGAACTTCATGCCCGGGGCCCGTACCTGTTCGAACTCGTCGAACAGGGGGCCGACTTTGAAGATGACGTCCGCGAGATCTTCGAGCGGTTCGAAGAGGATTACCCGGTGCTCGCCGAGGCGCTCCTCCGGCTGTTCGGCGGAATCGATGCGATCTATGCACCCCTCAAGGCGGGCGAAGGGGCCCTCCCCTCGAAGACGACCCGGATGTACTGGATCGTCCAGGACGCCCCCGGGCCCGCGGCGAGAGGCCTCGACGACGAACAGGTGGGGAAATGGCTCATATTCGTCCCCGCGGACGAGGTGGACGAGGCGTGGAGGAAGGTCCGGGACGAGACGGTGAAGGGGTCGCTCGGGATATCCGCGAAGGTCAGCACCGCCAAACCGAACCCGGACTCGCGTGACGAGCGGTCGGTCATCTACGTCTACACCCGGGACTGGGCGGACGAGGCCGATGTGATGCGGGTCCGCGAGCGGCTCCGCGACCTCGGATTTCTGGAGCGGATCGGCTACAAGCGTAACATCGAGACCTACCGGGGCGAGTACAGCGAAGAGGGCCGAAAGGTCACCTACTACAGCGCCTGA